A window of the Sabethes cyaneus chromosome 1, idSabCyanKW18_F2, whole genome shotgun sequence genome harbors these coding sequences:
- the LOC128733062 gene encoding protein transport protein Sec23A isoform X2, with translation MTTYEEFIQQNEDRDGIRFTWNVWPSSRLDASRMVVPLGCLYQPLKERPDLPPILYDPVVCTRTTCRAILNPMCQVDYRAKLWVCNFCFQRNPFPPQYAAISEQHQPAELIAGFSTIEYTITRAPCLPPVFLFVVDTCMDEEELTALKDSLQMSLSLLPANALVGLITFGKMVQVHELGTDGCSKSYVFRGTKDLNAKQIQDMLGIGRAPGPNQQQPQQRGPAGPIPPANRFLQPLHKCDMALTDLLGELQRDPWPVPQGKRFLRSTGAALSIAVGLLECTYPNTGARTMLFLGGPCSQGPGQVVDDELKHPIRSHHDIQKDNAKYMKKAIKHYEALALRSATNGHCIDIYSCALDQTGLMEMKQCCNSTGGHMVMGDSFNSSLFKQTYQRVFAVDQKGDLKMAFNGTLEIKCSRELKIEGGIGSCVSLNVKNGSVADSEIGMGGTAQWKLCTMTPNSTMAFFFEVANQHAAPIPQGGRGCLQFITQYQHSSGQRRIRVTTVARSWADATANLHMISAGFDQEAAAVLMSRMVVYRAESDDGPDTLRWVDRQLIRLCQKFGEYSKDDPNSFRLAENFSLFPQFMYHLRRSQFLQVFNNSPDETTFYRHMLMREDLTQSLIMIQPILYSYSFNGPPEPVLLDTSSIQPDRILLMDTFFQILIFHGETIAQWRNLKYQEMPEYENFKQLLQAPVDDAQEILQTRFPMPRYIDTEQGGSQARFLLSKVNPSQTHNNMYAYGQDGGASVLTDDVSLQVFMEHLKKLAVSSTT, from the exons ATGACTACGTACGAAGAGTTTATACAGCAGAATGAGGACCGTGACGGGATTCGTTTCACGTGGAATGTTTGGCCTTCCAGTCGGCTGGATGCCAGCCGTATGGTTGTCCCGTTGGGATGCCTCTATCAACCGCTTAAAGAGCGTCCGGATCTTCCACCCATACTATACGATCCGGTTGTCTGCACCAGGACCACCTGCCGGGCCATTCTAAATCCGATGTGCCAGGTGGACTACCGGGCAAAACTATGGGTGTGCAACTTTTGCTTCCAGCGTAATCCGTTTCCACCGCAGTATGCAGCTATCTCCGAACAGCATCAACCGGCTGAGTTGATTGCGGGTTTCAGTACAATCGAATACACCATAACTAGGGCACCTTGTTTGCCTCCAGTTTTCCTGTTTGTTGTGGATACATGCATGGACGAGGAAGAACTAACGGCGCTGAAGGATTCCCTGCAGATGTCACTCAGTTTGTTGCCAGCGAATGCGCTGGTAGGTTTGATAACCTTCGGAAAAATGGTCCAGGTGCATGAGCTCGGAACGGATGGTTGTTCTAAAAGTTACGTGTTTCGAGGCACAAAAGATTTGAATGCGAAGCAAATTCAGGATATGCTTGGCATTGGAAGAGCTCCCGGGCCAAACCAGCAACAACCGCAGCAACGAGGTCCGGCTGGTCCCATCCCGCCGGCCAATCGCTTTCTACAACCACTGCACAAGTGCGACATGGCACTAACCGATCTGCTTGGAGAGTTACAACGGGATCCGTGGCCTGTTCCGCAGGGAAAACGATTCCTGCGTTCAACTGGAGCTGCGCTTTCGATTGCAGTTGGCTTATTGGAATGTACCTACCCGAACACCGGTGCTCGTACAATGCTATTCCTCGGGGGACCGTGCTCTCAGGGCCCTGGTCAGGTGGTGGACGATGAGCTGAAACATCCTATTCGATCCCATCATGATATTCAGAAGGACAACGCTAAGTACATGAAGAAAGCTATTAAACATTATGAAGCGCTCGCACTTAGATCGGCCACCAACGGCCattgcattgatatttattcCTGTGCCCTGGATCAAACCGGTCTAATGGAGATGAAGCAGTGCTGTAACTCCACTGGCGGTCACATGGTTATGGGCGATTCGTTCAATTCGTCGCTGTTCAAACAAACCTACCAGCGAGTATTTGCCGTGGACCAGAAAGGTGATCTGAAGATGGCTTTTAACGGTACACTTGAGATTAAATGTTCTCGCGAACTTAAAATCGAGGGCGGTATAGGATCTTGTGTTTCATTGAACGTGAAAAATGGCTCTGTTGCTGATTCGGAAATAGGAATGGGAGGTACGGCTCAGTGGAAACTCTGTACTATGACCCCGAACAGTACGATGGCATTCTTTTTCGAGGTGGCAAACCAACACGCCGCTCCAATACCCCAAGGAGGTCGGGGTTGCCTGCAGTTTATTACACAGTATCAACATTCTAGCGGTCAGCGCCGGATTCGGGTTACTACGGTGGCACGAAGTTGGGCGGATGCCACCGCAAATCTTCACATGATTAGTGCCGGTTTTGATCAGGAAGCTGCCGCTGTGCTTATGTCTCGAATGGTTGTATATCGGGCCGAATCAGACGATGGTCCGGACACCTTACGTTGGGTTGATCGGCAGCTTATACGTCTGTGTCAGAAGTTTGGTGAATACAGTAAAGATGATCCTAACAGTTTTAGATTGGCGGAGAATTTCTCATTGTTCCCGCAGTTTATGTACCACCTGCGACGGTCACAGTTCTTGCAGGTATTTAACAACTCACCCGATGAGACCACATTTTATCGGCACATGCTCATGCGGGAGGACCTCACTCAATCGTTGATCATGATTCAACCAATCCTGTATTCTTATTCGTTCAACGGTCCGCCCGAACCGGTCCTGCTGGACACGTCGTCAATCCAGCCAGATCGCATCTTGCTGATGGACACCTTCTTCCAAATTCTCATCTTTCACGGTGAAACGATAGCGCAATGGCGCAATCTGAAGTACCAGGAAATGCCCGAGTACGAAAACTTCAAGCAACTGCTGCAAGCGCCGGTCGACGATGCGCAGGAAATCCTACAGACTCGCTTCCCGATGCCCCGGTACATCGACACCGAGCAGGGTGGCTCGCAGGCTCGCTTTCTGCTGTCTAAGGTGAACCCTTCGCAGACGCACAACAACATGTACGCCTACGGACAG GACGGCGGAGCGTCCGTTCTCACAGACGATGTGTCGCTGCAAGTATTCATGGAGCACTTGAAAAAGCTTGCCGTTTCCTCGACAACGTAA
- the LOC128733063 gene encoding calcineurin B homologous protein 1 — protein sequence MGNKSSLLLREEEIAQIHEETGFTPNQIERLYSRFTSLDRNDCGTLSREDFLRIPELAINPLCERIVHSFFADSNDDRVNFRQFTRVLAHFRPIKPSKENKLNSREEKLRFAFKMYDLDDDDTISRDELLSILQMMVGANISQDQLNSIAERTIVEADSVGQGKITFDDFCRALERTEVEQKMSIRFLN from the exons ATGGGCAATAAATCGTCGCTGCTGCTGCGCGAGGAAGAGATTGCGCAAATTCACGAAGAAACTGGAT TTACTCCGAACCAAATCGAGCGCCTGTACTCACGCTTCACGTCACTGGATCGCAACGATTGTGGCACTCTGTCGCGCGAGGACTTTCTACGTATTCCGGAACTGGCTATAAATCCGCTTTGCGAGCGGATCGTACATTCGTTTTTTGCCGACAGTAATGACGATAGGGTTAATTTCCGTCAATTTACTCGTGTGCTTGCTCATTTCCGGCCGATCAAGCCGAGCAAGGAGAACAAGCTGAACAGCCGAGAGGAGAAGCTGAGGTTTGCCTTTAAAATGTATGACCTTGACGATGACGATACGATCTCCCGGGACGAGCTGCTGAGCATCCTGCAGATGATGGTCGGTGCGAACATCAGTCAGGATCAGCTGAATAGCATCGCCGAGCGGACGATCGTCGAGGCGGACTCGGTTGGGCAGGGTAAGATTACGTTCGACGATTTTTGCCGGGCCCTCGAACGCACCGAAGTGGAGCAGAAGATGTCGATTCGTTTCCTTAACTGA
- the LOC128733062 gene encoding protein transport protein Sec23A isoform X1, translating into MTTYEEFIQQNEDRDGIRFTWNVWPSSRLDASRMVVPLGCLYQPLKERPDLPPILYDPVVCTRTTCRAILNPMCQVDYRAKLWVCNFCFQRNPFPPQYAAISEQHQPAELIAGFSTIEYTITRAPCLPPVFLFVVDTCMDEEELTALKDSLQMSLSLLPANALVGLITFGKMVQVHELGTDGCSKSYVFRGTKDLNAKQIQDMLGIGRAPGPNQQQPQQRGPAGPIPPANRFLQPLHKCDMALTDLLGELQRDPWPVPQGKRFLRSTGAALSIAVGLLECTYPNTGARTMLFLGGPCSQGPGQVVDDELKHPIRSHHDIQKDNAKYMKKAIKHYEALALRSATNGHCIDIYSCALDQTGLMEMKQCCNSTGGHMVMGDSFNSSLFKQTYQRVFAVDQKGDLKMAFNGTLEIKCSRELKIEGGIGSCVSLNVKNGSVADSEIGMGGTAQWKLCTMTPNSTMAFFFEVANQHAAPIPQGGRGCLQFITQYQHSSGQRRIRVTTVARSWADATANLHMISAGFDQEAAAVLMSRMVVYRAESDDGPDTLRWVDRQLIRLCQKFGEYSKDDPNSFRLAENFSLFPQFMYHLRRSQFLQVFNNSPDETTFYRHMLMREDLTQSLIMIQPILYSYSFNGPPEPVLLDTSSIQPDRILLMDTFFQILIFHGETIAQWRNLKYQEMPEYENFKQLLQAPVDDAQEILQTRFPMPRYIDTEQGGSQARFLLSKVNPSQTHNNMYAYGQMAASTADGGASVLTDDVSLQVFMEHLKKLAVSSTT; encoded by the exons ATGACTACGTACGAAGAGTTTATACAGCAGAATGAGGACCGTGACGGGATTCGTTTCACGTGGAATGTTTGGCCTTCCAGTCGGCTGGATGCCAGCCGTATGGTTGTCCCGTTGGGATGCCTCTATCAACCGCTTAAAGAGCGTCCGGATCTTCCACCCATACTATACGATCCGGTTGTCTGCACCAGGACCACCTGCCGGGCCATTCTAAATCCGATGTGCCAGGTGGACTACCGGGCAAAACTATGGGTGTGCAACTTTTGCTTCCAGCGTAATCCGTTTCCACCGCAGTATGCAGCTATCTCCGAACAGCATCAACCGGCTGAGTTGATTGCGGGTTTCAGTACAATCGAATACACCATAACTAGGGCACCTTGTTTGCCTCCAGTTTTCCTGTTTGTTGTGGATACATGCATGGACGAGGAAGAACTAACGGCGCTGAAGGATTCCCTGCAGATGTCACTCAGTTTGTTGCCAGCGAATGCGCTGGTAGGTTTGATAACCTTCGGAAAAATGGTCCAGGTGCATGAGCTCGGAACGGATGGTTGTTCTAAAAGTTACGTGTTTCGAGGCACAAAAGATTTGAATGCGAAGCAAATTCAGGATATGCTTGGCATTGGAAGAGCTCCCGGGCCAAACCAGCAACAACCGCAGCAACGAGGTCCGGCTGGTCCCATCCCGCCGGCCAATCGCTTTCTACAACCACTGCACAAGTGCGACATGGCACTAACCGATCTGCTTGGAGAGTTACAACGGGATCCGTGGCCTGTTCCGCAGGGAAAACGATTCCTGCGTTCAACTGGAGCTGCGCTTTCGATTGCAGTTGGCTTATTGGAATGTACCTACCCGAACACCGGTGCTCGTACAATGCTATTCCTCGGGGGACCGTGCTCTCAGGGCCCTGGTCAGGTGGTGGACGATGAGCTGAAACATCCTATTCGATCCCATCATGATATTCAGAAGGACAACGCTAAGTACATGAAGAAAGCTATTAAACATTATGAAGCGCTCGCACTTAGATCGGCCACCAACGGCCattgcattgatatttattcCTGTGCCCTGGATCAAACCGGTCTAATGGAGATGAAGCAGTGCTGTAACTCCACTGGCGGTCACATGGTTATGGGCGATTCGTTCAATTCGTCGCTGTTCAAACAAACCTACCAGCGAGTATTTGCCGTGGACCAGAAAGGTGATCTGAAGATGGCTTTTAACGGTACACTTGAGATTAAATGTTCTCGCGAACTTAAAATCGAGGGCGGTATAGGATCTTGTGTTTCATTGAACGTGAAAAATGGCTCTGTTGCTGATTCGGAAATAGGAATGGGAGGTACGGCTCAGTGGAAACTCTGTACTATGACCCCGAACAGTACGATGGCATTCTTTTTCGAGGTGGCAAACCAACACGCCGCTCCAATACCCCAAGGAGGTCGGGGTTGCCTGCAGTTTATTACACAGTATCAACATTCTAGCGGTCAGCGCCGGATTCGGGTTACTACGGTGGCACGAAGTTGGGCGGATGCCACCGCAAATCTTCACATGATTAGTGCCGGTTTTGATCAGGAAGCTGCCGCTGTGCTTATGTCTCGAATGGTTGTATATCGGGCCGAATCAGACGATGGTCCGGACACCTTACGTTGGGTTGATCGGCAGCTTATACGTCTGTGTCAGAAGTTTGGTGAATACAGTAAAGATGATCCTAACAGTTTTAGATTGGCGGAGAATTTCTCATTGTTCCCGCAGTTTATGTACCACCTGCGACGGTCACAGTTCTTGCAGGTATTTAACAACTCACCCGATGAGACCACATTTTATCGGCACATGCTCATGCGGGAGGACCTCACTCAATCGTTGATCATGATTCAACCAATCCTGTATTCTTATTCGTTCAACGGTCCGCCCGAACCGGTCCTGCTGGACACGTCGTCAATCCAGCCAGATCGCATCTTGCTGATGGACACCTTCTTCCAAATTCTCATCTTTCACGGTGAAACGATAGCGCAATGGCGCAATCTGAAGTACCAGGAAATGCCCGAGTACGAAAACTTCAAGCAACTGCTGCAAGCGCCGGTCGACGATGCGCAGGAAATCCTACAGACTCGCTTCCCGATGCCCCGGTACATCGACACCGAGCAGGGTGGCTCGCAGGCTCGCTTTCTGCTGTCTAAGGTGAACCCTTCGCAGACGCACAACAACATGTACGCCTACGGACAG ATGGCTGCATCAACTGCG GACGGCGGAGCGTCCGTTCTCACAGACGATGTGTCGCTGCAAGTATTCATGGAGCACTTGAAAAAGCTTGCCGTTTCCTCGACAACGTAA